The DNA segment TTCCTTATCCTTGTCCTTGTCGCCGCCCTTTTCCTTGGCCATATCGTTCTCCGTTAAAATCCGAGCGCCTTGAGCACGCCTTTCGCGGGGGCGCCGCGCGTCGCGCGCCAGATCGCCTCGAGCAGCGGCGCTTTGACCTTATAGCGCCGGCACAGCTCGCGCGCGCTGGCGGAGGCCTCGATGCCCTCGACGACCGTGGGGATCTCGGCGAGCGCGCGCTTGGGCGTCAGGCCTTTCCCGAGCTTTTCCCCGAACCCTCGGTTCCGGGACTCGGGGGAGGTGCCGGTCGCGATCAGGTCGCCGAGGCCCGACAGGCCGTAGATGGTGTTGTAGTGGCCGCCCCGGGCATGGATGAGGCTCGCCATCTCGGCCAGCCCCTGCACGAGCAGGGCCGCCTTGGTGTTCGCGCCGGTGCCGAGGCCGTCGAGGATGCCGGCGCCGATGGCGATAGCGTTCTTCAGCGAGCCGCCGAGCTCCACGCCGTGGCGGTCGGGCCAGTGGGTCACGTTGAGGGCGCCGCCGTCGAACAGGCGCACCAGGACCTTCGCCTCGGCGCCTTCGGGTCCGCCGAGCATCATCCCCGTCGGGACGCCGCGGGCGACCTCGCGGGCGAACGAGGGGCCCGACAGAGTCCAGACCTTGCCGCGGAGAGCGGGGAGCTCGCGGGAGATGATGTCGCCCATCGTGGCCAAGGTGTGGGGTTCGACGCCCTTGGACGCGTTGACGGCGACCGCGTTTTTCGGCAGACCGATCCCGCGAATGTTTTTCGCCGTCGCGGCCAACGCTCGGGACGGCAGCACGAACAGCAAGACATCGACGTCTTTTACGGCAACGGCAACGTCGTGGGTGACCTTGATGGCCCCATCCAAACGAAACCCGGGGATCTGCGCGTGACGACGAGTTTTATTCAAACTCGCCGCGAGCTCCGGCACGAACTCCCAGATCGTGACCTTCGCTTTCTTGTTGGCCAGATGCTGGGCTAAGACGCAGCCCCACATCCCGCCGCCTAACACCGTTACCTTAAGCTGACGGGCCATGGATTCCCAGCTCCTTGTTCTCGATCAACCGCTTCAGATTGGGTATGTGCTTGTAGATGATCAGCGCGCCGGCGACGCCGGCCGCGATGCAATAGGCCTGCTTGGCTCCGAGGGCGACGGCGGCGATGGGGAGCACGATCGCGGCGGTCATCGACCCGACCGAGATGTGGCCGGAGACCTTCACGGCGAGGGCGAAGGCTCCGATCGTGACGGCCATCGGCCACGGAAGCAAAGCCAGGAAGACTCCCGCGGAGGTGGCCACGCCCTTTCCCCCCCTGAAGCCGAGAAGGGGCGTCCAGTTGTGGCCGATGATCGCGGCGGCGCCGGCGGCGATCGCCAGTTCGGGACGGCGCGGCTGGGTGGCGATCGACAGGTAGACGGGCGCGTAGCCCTTCAAAGCGTCCACGACGAGGGTGATGGCGCCGGCGAGCGCGCCGGCGTTGCGGTAGACGTTCGCGGTGCCGGGGTTGCCCGAGCCGCGGGTGCGGATGTCGTAGCCCTTGAGGCGTTTGACGACGAGATAGCCCGTGGGGATGCCGCCGGCGAAGTAGCCGAACAGGATCAGCGCGGCGTCGCGGAAATCTATCATTATTTTCAGCGTTATCCGGCCTTGCCTCGGGCCGTATACCCCAGAGAATAGCCTGTCAGGCGGCCGGAGTCAATAAGGACTGTAAACGGCTCCAGTTTTCGGCCGTCACCCTCAACCGGAAGCGGATCTTCTCCCCCATCACCTTGCGCTCGAGGATCTGCGCGGACTCGTACAAGCGGGCGGTCCAGGAGCCGGCCTGGGCGGCGGGCGCGTCGATCTCGCGCAGCAGCCACTTCCGGGAGAGCGCCTCCTCGACGCGCGCGAGGACCTCGGGGATGCCGTCGCCGGAGGCGGCCGACATCAGGATCGCCTCCGGATAGCGTCTCACGAGGTCGTCCCGCTCGGCGGGGGTCAGGCGGTCGGCCTTGTTGAAGGCCTCGACGCGCGGTATGCCGCCCGTCGCGAGGTCCTCGAGGGTGAGCTTGACCGAGGCGTGCTGGCCGTCGAGCTCTCGAGAGGACGCGTCGTGCACGACGAGGAGGCAGTCGGCGGCCTCCACCTCCTCGAGGGTCGAGCGGAAGGCGGCGATCAAGGACGTCGGCAGGCGCTGGATGAAGCCGACGGTGTCGGTCATCACGGCCCAGCCGCCGCTCGGCAGGCGCACGCGGCGCGCGGTCGGGTCGAGGGTCGCGAACAGCTTGTCGTCGGCGTACGCGGCGTATTCCCCCGTCAACTGGTTGAGCAAGGTGGACTTGCCCACGTTGGTGTAGCCGACGAGGGCCACCTGGGGCACGGGTACGCCGGCGCGCCGTTCTCGGCGCAGGCGGCGCGAGGAGCGCACGCGCTCGAGCTCGGCGCGCAGATGCTTGATGCGGTATTGGATATGGCGCTTCTCGTACTCGAGCTTCCTTTCGCCGGGGCCGCGCGTGCCGATGCCTCCGGCCTGCTGGGAGAACGCGCGGATGCCGGTCAGGCGCGGGAGCATGTAGGACAGTTGGGCCAGCTCGACCTGCAGGCTTCCTTCGCTCGTGCGCGCGCGCCGCGCGAAGATGTCCAGGATCAGGCGGGTGCGGTCGACGATCTTCACCTTCGGCAGCGCCTTCTCCAGGTTCTTCTGCTGGCCGGCGTTCAGCTCGAGGTCGAAGATCACCGTGCCCGCGCGCAGGCCGGCGCACATCCCGACGATCTCCTCCACCTTGCCTTCGCCGATCAAGGTCGACGAGTTGAAGCGCTGGAGCGCCTGCGTGGTCTCCCCGACGACCAGCGCGCCCGCCGTCTCCACGAGGCGCTTGAGCTCCTCGAGGCTGGTGCGGATCACGTCCGTCTGCGACTTGGGACCGACGCCGACGAGGACCGCGCGCTCGATGGGAGCGCGGGTCTCGCGGGAGACGTTCCGGACGCCGGTCTTGCGCGCCATCAGTCGAGCAGGACCTCGGGCATCGCCTTCTGCAGCAAGGTGCGCCAGCGGCGCGCGGTCCCCGCCATGAGCGTGTCGAACGGCGCGAAATCGTCGGTGAGGACGGGGGCGCCCTCGAGGTCGCGCGCGACCGGCTTCAACTCGCGGCTGAGCATCAGCGCGACCTCCTTGGACGAGCGTTCCGGCGCCGCGGGCGGGCCGGCCTCGAGCGGGCCCGCGGACGCGAAGAGCAGGATGTTGGCGAGGCCGTCGTTGGGCTCGCTGGCGACGAACGCGCGCACGTGAGGGAAAGACGCCGACAAGGTGCGGTACACGGCCTTCCAGGGCCGGTCGTCGGGGGCGGCCACCGCGCTGACGATGTTGATCGCGAGCACCCCGTCCGGGGACAGGGAATCCCGCATGCGCCCGAACGCCTCGGCGGTGAACAGGTGCGCGGGCGGCGACTCGGCGCCGAACGCGTCGAGGAAGGCGAGGTCCCACGGCCCGAGGCCCGTCTCGAGCAGGGCGCGGCCGTCGCCGATGACGACCTTGCCCTTCGGCTCGTAGCCGAAATCCTTGTAGGCGGTCTCGGCGATCGCGGGGTCGATCTCGAAGGCGTCCACGGTCAGGCCGCGGCGCTCGAGCGCCTTGGGCAGCAGGCCCGCGCCGAGGCCGACGACCAAGGCGCGCTCCGCCTTCGGCCGCAGCGCGCGCGACCACTCCATGCCGCGGATGTACTGCGACTCGCTCTCCCCCTCCGGCTTCTCCATCACCGACTGGCTCGTGCCGTTGACGAGCAGGTAGCGCCTGGAGCCGGTGTCCGTCACGGCGATGCGGCCGTAGGCCGACTCGCGCGCCGACAGGGAATGGCGCGGCTTCGGCGCCGGCATCAGCACGAGCGCCACGCAGGCGGCGCACGCCGCCAGCTGCCCGAGCGGCAGCGCGCGCAGGGACAGCCAGGAGCCGAGCGCGCCGAGCAGCATCAGGATCAGGGCGATCCCGTACAGGATCTTGGAGATCGGCAGATGCGGCACCAGCACGAAGCCGGTCAGCACCGCGCCGAGGACGCTGCCCGCCGTCGAGATCGCCCAGGCGTCTCCCGACCTGCGGCCGGTGTCGAACGCGCCCGTGGCGGTGAGGCGCACCGCGACGGGGCCGAGCGCGCCGAGCAGCACCAGCGCGGGCCCCATCAGCGCGCCGGCGCTGACGAGCGCGCCGGCCTGGATGCCGAAGGGCAGGCTCGCGCGCAGGATGGGCGCGCGCAGCCACGGCACGGCGGCGACGGTCAGTCCCGCGGCGGTGAGCATGCGCGCGAATAAAAGAAGATACGGCTGGCGGTCGGCCTGGCGTCCGCCCCAGGCGTAGCCGAGGGCGAGGGCCACCATCGTCACCGTGATCATGGCCGACCACGTGTAGATCGACGAGCCGTAGAAGGGACTGATCAGGCGCGCGCCCGCGAGCTCGAGCACGAGGCAGGACGCGCCGGACAGGAACAGGCTGCCGAGCAGGTAGGGCGTGGTGTACGGCGGCTGCTGTCCCGGCTTAAGCGGCGGTTTTTTCACGGGCTTCCTCCCAAAGTCTCAAGGCGCGGGCCAGCATCGCGTCGTGGCCCTCGGACGCGTCGAGCGCCTCGGCCTCGAGCTGGTTGCGGAACCAGGTGCGCTGGCGCTTGGCGTAGGCGACGGTCCCGCGGATCAGCTCGGCCAGGCCCTCGTCCTCGGACATCTTACCACGCGCGCAGGCCAGCGCCTCGCGGTAGCCGAGGCTGGTGAACCCGGGCTCCTGGCCGGTGAAGACCTTGGGCACGAGCGCCATCACCTCGCTGAGCAGCCCCGGCCACATCCCCCGCGCGCGGGTCTCGATGCGCTCCCGCGACAGCGCGGGGCTCATGTCGAGGCGGAGCGTCAAAGTCGCGGCGGTCCCGCCGGTACGGCCCTCCCGCCAGTGCGCGGAGATCGGCTTGCCGGTGAGCTCCAGCACCTCGAGCGCGCGCAGGACGCGCTGGATGTTCGCCGGCGGTATGCCGGCCGCGGCCTCCGGGTCGGCCTTGGCCAGGCGCGCGTGCAGGGACTCGCGGCCGTTCTTCTCCGCCTCGGCCGTCAGGCGCGCGCGCACGGCCTCGTCCCTCGGGGGCAGGGGCGACATCCCCTCGAGCAAGGCGCGCAGGTACAGGCCCGTGCCGCCGCAGACGAGCGGGAGCTTCCCTCGCGAGCGGATGTCGGCGATCGCTTCGGAGGCTTCCTTCGCCCAGCGCGCGGCGTCGAAGGTCTCGGACGGGTCGGCGCAGTCGAGCAGCCAGTGGCGCGCGCGCGCGCGCTGCTCCTGGGAGGGCTTGGCGGTGCCGGCGTCGAGCCGGCGATACACCTGACGCGAGTCGGCGGAGACGACCTCGGCGCCGAGCGCCTCAGCGAGCGCTACGGCGAGATCGGTCTTGCCGGAGGCCGTGGGCCCGGCGAGAACGATGAGCGATGCGGAGTTGTCGGTCATGCTTAGGTTCGGCCGCAGCTCAGAGCAGCTCCTCTTGAGTCATCATTCATCGGCAAGAATCAGCCTTTCTGTTCGCTTATCGAACCCGGCAGTCGAACCTTCCGCATATATCGCGATTGTGATTTCCTTCTTGAAACCTTTGTCGGGTATATGGGCGTGATTGTTAGTAGGAGTTTCGAGCAGCTGTTTAAGGGAGTCCAGCAATTCCTTGGCCTCATCAGTGGTGAGGAGCACTGATATGGTATCGATCGCCTTATCGTTGTCTTGATCTAAGATTCGCATGGTTGTCGCTAATGATGCGGTCTCGCTGTTCTGACGAGTTCCGAGGCTCTATCTCGAGGCTGATCATCGTTCAGCTAACCCAATGTTCATGCCCGTTTTGATTCAGTCAATCTGAGATTGAGGAGACATTCCTGGCCCTCGAGGCCGTAGATTAGTAAGGAGAAAATCCCGCGAAGCCCTCGTCCTTTATAGGCGGCCTCAATCTCAATGTATTCGTCTTTATGGTGCTTGATCCGTTCGAAGTCCTTGGCGCCACATTTTCCCAGGAATGCGGATATGCGGGGGATGAGGTTTCCCCAAAGTTGCTTAATGTCTTCGTTGGGGTGTAGCCGAAGCAGATGGGAAACCGTGATTACTTCATCGGCGTCACAATTGATGTTGCGGTGAATAACGTAGTGATTCGTCGACTTGGGTAGGAGTTCGGCCGCAATATCCGGAAGGAGATCCTTGTCGATACGATTGAATGCATCCAACACTTTGCTGGTCTTCTTCATTGGTGCTCCATTACTTGCCTGCACGAAAGGGGTAGCGTCCCCTTATCTCAAGATCGAGGCGATATGCCTCCTTAATCCCGAAGTCGAAGCTCTTTGATAGGTGGCCATCATCATCGTAGGTCCGGATGTAAGCCTCGGCCCGTCCAAGAGCCTTGTCGAAATTCCGCACGTTTTGCGGCTGATTGCGAAATTTGAATCGGGTACTCAATTCGACCTCCTTCAACATGGCGAGCCCCATGATTACGGTTACGTTGATTTTATCCGATTCAGAGACGCGTGCTTTCTTCCCGGACTGGCCGTTGATTTGAACATGAATGCTTACATGATTGAATCGGCCCTTATCCTCGGCGACACCTGTTGCTGATCCAACGCCTGGATTGCTCAGATTGAATGACCGTGAAGCGGTGATCCCGGTTCCCCCTAGTTGGGCTCCCAGCATGGTCGCCGGGCTGAGAGGCGTCGGGGCGGATGCCGTTGCGGGGAGAGTGACGCCTGCTTCTGTGTGGGGCAGTCCTGGCCCGCTATGAATTGAAGAATCGGGGCTGTGGGTTGGAGAATGAGTGTCCTGAGTTCCCTCCTCGTCTTCGAGTCCGGCCAAATGCTTTTCTGCAGCGAACTTCACCTTGGATTCAGGCCTGGTGCTTCTAGGAACATCCTGCTGGGATCGAGGCGCGACGACTGCGCCATCTTGCCGCCGCACTTCGCGGTCTAAGTCCTCATGGGCTTGGTCAGCGGGGTCGACTTTGATCAACATTTCCACCCAGGCACGTCCGGCGTCGTCGGTCCGCGCGGTCGCTCCGTCGGGAAATTCAAAAAGGTTGGAATCCGCGCTGAAGGTCACTGGGAACCCTGCCTTGTTGCCCAGGTCGCCCGTGAATTCAACCTCGGCCAGAAGTATTACCGCCTCTCCTCGCGAGGCCGCGTCCTTGTCGCTGCTCAGCGTAATTTTGGTCGGCTTGAGTGGTAACTTCGGTTTCGGCGGCGCCTCGGGTTTCGCCGGCGCCGGTTTGGGTACGAAATTCGATGAAGAACCGGCCGAAGCCTGGGGCTTTCCCGCGCCCCTGAATAACTTGCTTATGCCTCGAAAAAGCGCCGGAATCCCTTTGAGGATTAGTACTGCGCCCAATTCACCGAGCGCCTTCCCCAACTCCTCGCCGCCGGTGCCGGAGTACCCACTGGAGTAAGACGAGCCAGAAGAACTCCCCCCGCCGCAGTTCTGCACGCAGACACCGTGCGGAACCGACGGCGGAGGCGGAAGGTTGGGGATGTTCCAGGCGCCTAGCCCCGCCTCGGTCAAATCGAGGGGACGGGCGCGCGTCAGGACGGCGGCCGTGCCGTCGTCCTCGATGATCTCGAGCGGGGCGGTCGAGAAATTGAATGCGGGATCGTCGAGCCAGCGGACGAGAACGGGCGCGGGTATTGCGACGGGCCAACGGCCTTCTTCCGTGTCGGCCGGGCGCAACACGAGCATGCCCGCGACTTGACTCGCTTCGTTGAGGACGGGGCCGCCGCTGAGTTCGGGCGAGATGGCGGCGTCGGTCTGGAAGCTGGCCTCGCCGACCTTGGTCACGAGGCCGGCTGTCTTCGTCCAAAGGCCGGAGATCATAGTATGCCCGACGGCGGTGACGAGTTCGTCTTTGGCGGGCGTCGTCTCCGCGATCGAGAGAGCGGGACGAGCCAGATCCTCGGAATAAGAGAGCACGGCCACGCTCAGTTCGGGATGGCGGCGGACGACCGTCGCCGTGAGCTGGACGGGCTTCGCCGTCCCAGAATAAGCGAAGAGGTTGGGGTGGTCGGTGTCGGCGACGATGGCGGCGTCGGTGACGAGCACGGCGCCGTTCTTCGTTTTGAGCAAGGTGGCGGCGGCCCGCTGGTCTTTCCACACCACGACAAAAACGCTTTCTTCGGGTTTCTGTGAGACGACGCGCCCTGCCGAGATGAGAACCGTGTCCTTCACTCTCTGCGCGGCGGCAAGGTCTGTGAAGGCGGTCGCGCGAGCACAATACAGCTTTGAACGGGCCGCGCCAATCGCTTTCTCGGAGGCCAGCGCCATGGTCAGCTTGCGGACCCGGGCGCGGAACTTCTCGTATTCAGCCCCGGTCAGCTTTGCCTGGGACGAGGCTTGGTCGAGTGCCTGTTCCGCGGATTTCCCCTCCGCTTGCGGGCCGAGCAAGGCTAACAACCACGGTGAGGCTTCGCCTTTCTCGGTCTGGAACAATCCGTCCCGGCTTGTGAGGAGCTTACGGCGGGCCTCGAGGGGCTCGCAGGGCGGCTCAGGGAATCGCTGCGCCCACGTGTAATCGGTGACCGCTAACGTTCGGTAGATCGCGTCGAGGCTGGAGGAGCGGTCCTTGAAGAACGGCCTGAGCTCCGGCGACATCCGCGGCTTGAGTCGTTCGAGTGTCTCCTTGACCTGAGCCTCGTCACGGAAGCCTTCGAAGCCGTCGGTCAGGACGAGGAGGTCGGCCTGGAGCGCCGCGAGGCCCTTCGAGTCGGCGGGGCCATCACCTTGCGCCTCGACGGCCCTCGCGTCGGGGGCCAAGACGTAGGTCGAGAGCAGGTACCAGAGCGGGTCCGTCGTGGTCTCGGCGCGGACGGGGATGGCAACGGCGAGGAGAAGCGCGAGCGCCGCTCGAGCCTTTCTCACCCAGGTTTACTTCGCCTTGCGCGCGGTCTTCGTTTTTCCGGAGAACAGGGAGTGAAACGGGCAGTCGGAGCCGCAGGCGTCGGGCAGTCCCAGGGAGGTCCGGGTCTGGCAGTCGGCGCTGTCCTCCGCCATCTTCTCGATGGCCTTCTGCGCTTCGCGCGAGATTTTTCTGAAGGCGAGGCCGACGCTGTAGGTCTCGCCCTTCTGGTGCACGCGCACGATGCCGGCCTCGATCGGAACGCCCTCGAGCCCGGGGATGTTCAAGGTCATCTGGAAGCTCTTGGTGTGGGGCGGCTCGATGAACATCAGCAGCGAGATGCCGCCGGCGGAGAGGTCGGTCATGATCGCGGGCTGCTTGTGCATCATGTTGTCGGAGCCCTCGAGCTCGAGCGTGATCGGCTCGACCATCCCTTCGACGACGCTGAACCGGCGATGCTTGCGGCGCTCGGCCCCCGTCTTCTTATGCTCGGTCATCTGTTTCCCCTTTCAAGATCCGTTTGCTCGTTCCGGTGACGCGGACCTTGACGGTCCGTCCCGCCGGCCCGGCTCCCTTCCAGGAGACCTTGAAGCCGTCGCGGGTGCGGCCGAAGCCGCCGCCCTCGTCCAGCACGTCCACGACCGTCCCGACCCGGGCGGCCAAGGCTTCCTCCGTCAGGCCGTCGCACAAAGCGTTGAGCCTCGACAACCGCTCTTCCTTCACCGCGTCGGGGACGTCGTCCGTCATGTCCGCCGACTCGGTCCCCTCGCGGGGCGAGTACTTGAACGTGTACGACCACGACGGCCGCAGACGCCCGACCAGGTCGAGGGTGCGCTCGAAATCCTCGTCGGTCTCTGAGGGGAATCCTACGATAATGTCAGTGGTGACTTCAACGCAAGGTATCGCGCGCCGCAGGCGCGCGGTTTTGTCGAGGATCGAGGCCGCGTCGTAATTGCGCCGCATGATCTTCAAAAGCCGGTCCGATCCGGATTGGAGCGGAAGATGGATCTGTTCGCAGATGTTGTTCGTCGTCGCCATCGCGTCGATCAGGTCGTCGTTGACGAAGTGAGGATGAGGGCTTTCGAACCGGACCCGCTCGAGGCCCTCGATCGTTCCCAGGCGTCTCAGCAGTTCCGGGAAGCGGAGCTCCGCTCCCCCCTCCGGGGCATGCCAGCTGTTGACGGTCTGGCCGAGGAGCGTTATCTCTTTGGCTCCGCGACCGACCTTCTCCCGGACCTCCGCCATGACCGTCTCGTACGGCCGGTACAGCTCGCGGCCCCGCACTGAGGGCACGATGCAGTAGGAGCAGGAGTAGTTGCAGCCGCGCATGATCGTGACGAAGGCGGTGCAGGGCGAGGCCCAGCCCGTGGGCTTGTCGAGGGTCTCCGGCGGGAACGCCCGGCGCGTCTCGGCCATCGCGTCGAAGCGCGCGCCCAGGGCCTCTTCGACGATGCGCGGGTAGTCCTCGATGGACTTGGCGCCGACGACGAGGTCCACGTACGGGAAGCGCTTCCGGATCCAGGGGCCGAGGCGCTCGGCCGCGCAGCCGGCGACGATCAGCACGCGCTCGGAGTCCTTCTCCTTCCAGCCGCGCAGGCGGCCGATGAAGGAGAGGGCCTTGTCCTCGGCGTGCTGGCGCACGGTGCAGGTGTTGAGGACGATGGCGTCCGCGCTCTCGGGCTCGGAGACGGCGGTGAAGCCGCGGCCGGTCAGGGGCGAGGCGAGCTCCTCGCCGTCGGCGACGGACATCTGGCAGCCGAAGGTGACGACGTGGAGGCGCATCGAGCTATCGCTTGCTCTTGGACTTCTTCTTCGCCGGCTTCTGGTCCTGGCCCTGGCGGCGGCCCATGCCGATCTCGACGAGGTCGTGCGTCGCCTCGATGACCTGGCGGCGGGCCTCCGGGTCGAGCGGCGCGAGAGCCATGATGACCTTCTCGAGGGCGGCGAGCGTCTTCTTCTGGATCATGGGGCCTCCTAGAGCTTGACCTTCGACTGCACGACGCGGAAGTGCACCACCCGCATCTCTTCCTCTTCGCGGATATGCCGGCCGTTGGCGAAGTTCATCTTCTCCTTGAGCTCGGGCAAGGTCACGCCCTCGCGCTGGGCGAGGTCCTCGTCGAAGCTGCCGAAGGAGCGCAGCTCGACGACCGTCACGACCAGCTGGGCGCGCACGTTGCCGTGCTTGTCGACGAGCTGGAGGGCGTCTCCGACCTTCAGGTCGGCGTCCTCGGGATCATAGGCCGGGCAGGCGGTGGCCGTTTTGCGGCCCGCCAGGATGGACTGGATCATCTTCTCACCCAGTCCGCCGTCGCCGTACCAGCCGAAACGGAAACGTTTCACCGTGGAAGATTATAACTATTGTCGACGAGGATTGGGACGATTAAGCGGACTTTTTGGCGCAATCTTTGCAGAGGCCGAAAACCTCGTGCCGGTGCCACTTCGGCACGAAGCCCGCGTCGCGGCAGGCGTCGTCCTGGATCTTCTCGAGCTTGGGCCAGCGCACCTCTTGGATGCGCCCGCAGGAGACGCAGATCAGGTGGTCGTGATGCGGGCGGTCGTGCTCGACCTCGAAGCGCGCGGTGCCGCCCTGGCCGACGACGGGCGAGATGATGCCGCACTCCTGGAGCATCTTGAGGGTGCGGAAGACGGTGGCGCGGCCCACGCCGTGAGAGCGCAGGGCGTGATAGATCTCGTCCTGGCTCAGGTGATGGTCGGCCTTGAGGAAGTGGTCGAGGATGAGGCGGCGCTGTCCGGTCAGGCGCAGGCCGTTCTTGGCGAGGTGCTCGGTGAACACGCGGACGATCTTCTCCGCGTGCCTCTTGTCGCGGCCGCCTTCGTAGACGACGAGTTCTCTCACGGCCATAGGGTACCAGTCCGGGAGGCCGGGCGCAATAATTTAGTCATTAGACCTTGCTACAATAAAAACATGAAGCGCCTCTGGCCTTTGCCCGTCCTCCTGCTCCTGGCGCTCCCGGTGCGCGCCCAGGAAGGCGAGGACGCGGCGTCCGACGACTCGGCTCCGGCCGACGCCGCCGCCCCCGAGCCGCCGTTGTCCCCCCCCGGAGGCGAAGGCGCTGCGAACGACGCCGCGCCGCCCCAGGAGGAGTCCGCCGAGCCGAACTCCTCCGAGGAGCAGCCTCCTCAGGGCGGAGCCGCCCCCAACGAGGCGGCCGAGGGCGAGGAGCCGGCGGAGAAGCCGGCCAAGGAAGAGCCGATGATCAGCGTCAAGGTCGCGGCTCCCGAGGGCGAGGAAGGCGACGAGGAGAGCGTCGCCCCCGCGGCTCCGAAGAAGAAGGTGGAGCCGACGGCGACCTTGATGAGGGCGCCGAAGAAGGGCAAGCCGGCGGCGAAGCAGGCCAAGGGCAAGAAGAGCGAGAAGCAGGCGCCCCCTCCCGTGAAGGCGAAGGCCCCCGTCGTCGCGCCCGAGCCTCCCCCGCCGCCGGTCCCCGCGGTGCCGCTGACGCCGATCACGCCGCGCAACCCTTAAGACAGACCGGCTGGACGCGAGACGCCGAGGGCCTTCAGGATGAAGGCCCACATGTCGGCGACTTCCTGGATCATCTTGCTCATCGGCTTGCCGGCGCCGTGGCCCGCGTCCTTCTCCACGCGCGTGAGGATGGGCGCCGGGCCCGCCTGGGCGGCCTGGAGCGCGGCGGTGAACTTGTGGCTGTGCGCCGGGACGACCCGGTCGTCGTGGTCGCCCGTCATCACCATCGTGGCCGGATACGAGGTCCCCGGCTTCACGTTGTGCAGCGGCGAGTATCCGATCAAAGTGTCGAAGCCCTCTTTGGTCTCGCTGCTGCCGTAGTCGCTCTTCCAGCCGCGGCCGACCGTGAAGAGGTGAAACCTCAGCATGTCGAGCACGCCGACCTCGGGGACGGCCGCGCCGAAGAGTTCCGGGCGCTGGGTCATCGCCGCGCCGACGAGCAGTCCGCCGTTGCTGCCGCCGCCGATCGCCAGTTTGGGCGAGGAGGTGTATCTCTCCTTGATCAGGAACTCGGCCGCCGCGATGAAGTCGTCGAAGACGTTCTGCTTCTTGTCGAGGCGCCCCGCGTCGTGCCACTCCTGGCCGTACTCGCCGCCGCCCCTGAGGTTCGCCACGGCGTAGACGCCGCCGCGCTCCAGCCAGGCGATGTTCGCGCCGGAGAAGCCCGGGGTCATGGAGACGCCGAAGCCTCCGTAGCCGTAGAGATAGGTCGGGTTGGTCCCGTCGAGCTTGAGGCCCTTCTTGTGCACGATGAACATCGGGATCTTCGTGCCGTCCTTCGAGGGATAGAAGACCTGCGTGACCTCGAACTTCGACGGATCGACGGGAACCTTCGGCCTCCAGTAGGCGCTGGTCTTGCCCGTCTCGAGATTGAGACGGAAGTGCGTGCGGGGGTAGTTGTAGGATGAGAACGTGAAGAAGCCTTTCTTCTCCTCCTTGCTCGTCGTGGGTTCGAAGCCGCTCACCGAGCCGATCGCCGGCAGCTTCACCTGGTATTTGAATCCTCCGCGCGGGCCGTACACGCGCATGACCTCGTGGGCGTCCGTCTTCCAGACGGCGACGAAGCGCTTGCCGACTCGGCCGACCGAGTCCAGCACGTCGCGGTCGCGCGCCTCGGGGATGACCGTCCTCCAGTTCTCCGGAGCCGGGCTGCGGAGGTCGACGGCCACGAGCCTGCCGCGCGGCGCGTCATTCGTCGTCTGGACGAAGAAGCGCGGGCCCTCGTTGCCGATGATCGAGTATCTGGCGTCGAACCGGTCGAAG comes from the Elusimicrobiota bacterium genome and includes:
- a CDS encoding trypsin-like peptidase domain-containing protein, whose protein sequence is MRKARAALALLLAVAIPVRAETTTDPLWYLLSTYVLAPDARAVEAQGDGPADSKGLAALQADLLVLTDGFEGFRDEAQVKETLERLKPRMSPELRPFFKDRSSSLDAIYRTLAVTDYTWAQRFPEPPCEPLEARRKLLTSRDGLFQTEKGEASPWLLALLGPQAEGKSAEQALDQASSQAKLTGAEYEKFRARVRKLTMALASEKAIGAARSKLYCARATAFTDLAAAQRVKDTVLISAGRVVSQKPEESVFVVVWKDQRAAATLLKTKNGAVLVTDAAIVADTDHPNLFAYSGTAKPVQLTATVVRRHPELSVAVLSYSEDLARPALSIAETTPAKDELVTAVGHTMISGLWTKTAGLVTKVGEASFQTDAAISPELSGGPVLNEASQVAGMLVLRPADTEEGRWPVAIPAPVLVRWLDDPAFNFSTAPLEIIEDDGTAAVLTRARPLDLTEAGLGAWNIPNLPPPPSVPHGVCVQNCGGGSSSGSSYSSGYSGTGGEELGKALGELGAVLILKGIPALFRGISKLFRGAGKPQASAGSSSNFVPKPAPAKPEAPPKPKLPLKPTKITLSSDKDAASRGEAVILLAEVEFTGDLGNKAGFPVTFSADSNLFEFPDGATARTDDAGRAWVEMLIKVDPADQAHEDLDREVRRQDGAVVAPRSQQDVPRSTRPESKVKFAAEKHLAGLEDEEGTQDTHSPTHSPDSSIHSGPGLPHTEAGVTLPATASAPTPLSPATMLGAQLGGTGITASRSFNLSNPGVGSATGVAEDKGRFNHVSIHVQINGQSGKKARVSESDKINVTVIMGLAMLKEVELSTRFKFRNQPQNVRNFDKALGRAEAYIRTYDDDGHLSKSFDFGIKEAYRLDLEIRGRYPFRAGK
- a CDS encoding PilZ domain-containing protein codes for the protein MTEHKKTGAERRKHRRFSVVEGMVEPITLELEGSDNMMHKQPAIMTDLSAGGISLLMFIEPPHTKSFQMTLNIPGLEGVPIEAGIVRVHQKGETYSVGLAFRKISREAQKAIEKMAEDSADCQTRTSLGLPDACGSDCPFHSLFSGKTKTARKAK
- the miaB gene encoding tRNA (N6-isopentenyl adenosine(37)-C2)-methylthiotransferase MiaB, producing the protein MRLHVVTFGCQMSVADGEELASPLTGRGFTAVSEPESADAIVLNTCTVRQHAEDKALSFIGRLRGWKEKDSERVLIVAGCAAERLGPWIRKRFPYVDLVVGAKSIEDYPRIVEEALGARFDAMAETRRAFPPETLDKPTGWASPCTAFVTIMRGCNYSCSYCIVPSVRGRELYRPYETVMAEVREKVGRGAKEITLLGQTVNSWHAPEGGAELRFPELLRRLGTIEGLERVRFESPHPHFVNDDLIDAMATTNNICEQIHLPLQSGSDRLLKIMRRNYDAASILDKTARLRRAIPCVEVTTDIIVGFPSETDEDFERTLDLVGRLRPSWSYTFKYSPREGTESADMTDDVPDAVKEERLSRLNALCDGLTEEALAARVGTVVDVLDEGGGFGRTRDGFKVSWKGAGPAGRTVKVRVTGTSKRILKGETDDRA
- a CDS encoding ASCH domain-containing protein: MKRFRFGWYGDGGLGEKMIQSILAGRKTATACPAYDPEDADLKVGDALQLVDKHGNVRAQLVVTVVELRSFGSFDEDLAQREGVTLPELKEKMNFANGRHIREEEEMRVVHFRVVQSKVKL
- a CDS encoding transcriptional repressor codes for the protein MRELVVYEGGRDKRHAEKIVRVFTEHLAKNGLRLTGQRRLILDHFLKADHHLSQDEIYHALRSHGVGRATVFRTLKMLQECGIISPVVGQGGTARFEVEHDRPHHDHLICVSCGRIQEVRWPKLEKIQDDACRDAGFVPKWHRHEVFGLCKDCAKKSA